Proteins found in one Bacillota bacterium genomic segment:
- a CDS encoding Flp family type IVb pilin, which yields MWMLFLEAKNIFESEDGQGMVEYGLIIGLISVAAIAVILLFGPQIVAVFQKALDGLTSAAT from the coding sequence ATGTGGATGTTATTTTTAGAAGCGAAAAATATTTTTGAGTCTGAAGACGGGCAAGGTATGGTTGAGTATGGTCTTATAATCGGACTGATATCTGTTGCTGCAATTGCAGTAATCCTGCTCTTCGGGCCTCAGATCGTAGCTGTTTTCCAAAAAGCTTTAGACGGGCTGACCAGCGCTGCAACGTAA